Part of the Bryobacteraceae bacterium genome is shown below.
GTTTGGCCCCGCCGGCGAGGGCGTTGCCCGCAGCGTTTTCGCGGCGCCGGTCAGCAGCGAGAGAAACGACTCCGACGCCCGGTTCAGCCGCTTTCGCTTCAGCCGCACGATGCCGAGGGGCCGGAACAATCCCGGCGCCGCCAGCGGGATCGCCACCAGCCGCCGCTGCTCCAGATCCGGCCGTAGAATCGGTTCCGGCAGCAGGCTCAGGCCATGGCCCTGCGTCACCGCTTCCTTCATGCTCTGGATGTTGTCGAAAGTAGTCACCAGTTCCACTTCCACGCCGGCTTCGCGCAGGTAGCGCCGGACCTCCCGGCTCACCGGCAGGTCCGGATCGAATCCGATGAAATCCTCGCCCGCCAGATCCTCCGCCCGGATCTCGGGCCGGCCGGCGAGTCGGTGCCCCGGACACATCGCCGCCATCATGCGCTCGTTGCGCCACGGCGTGAGCGTCAGTTCCCGCCTCGGTTCGGGATACGAGACGAGTCCGAGATCCGCCCGGTCCGCCAAAATGGCTTCGTACACCCGGGCCGGCTGCAGATACTGGACGTCCAACTCGCTTTCTGGATGCCACTGGCGGAAAATTCGCTCCAAAGAGACCAGTTCCGACAACCCAACGGAGTAGATCGAGGCCACACGGCACCTTCCCTCAGTGCTTCCTTTCAACTGCTCGAGCTCGTCCTGGAACTCTTGGTACAGTCGCGCCGTTTCCCGGCAGAACTCGTAATATCGTCGTCCAGCGGGTGTTAGCGCGATGGGACGGGTCGTTCTGTCCACCAATTCCACGCCCCATTGCCGTTCCAGCTCCTGCAGGTGCTGGCTCGCTGCGGATTGGCTTATCTCATTCAGTTCAGAAGCTTTACTGATGCTCCGGCTAGCCGCGATGTCGCGGAAGAGAAGGATGTGATCGAGCGTCACGTGTCGATGATACTATAAGATCAACCGATATTGCAATATTCTTTAAATCGGATTGACTGATGATTATACCGAAGCTATACTCTTTAAATACCCAATCCAAGCGGGTTTGCAGGAGCCTTATCAGATGACGCCAAATCAAAGGAACGAACCAAACGCGCTGGCCGTGCCCATGCGACGGGGCCTGCCTGGCGCCGAAGGAATGTACGATCCTTCGCGCGAACGCGACGCCTGCGGCATCGGCTTCGTCGTCAACATTGAGGGCAAGAAAACCCACGACATCATCGACAAGGGTGTCCAGATCTTGATCAACCTCACCCA
Proteins encoded:
- a CDS encoding LysR family transcriptional regulator, encoding MTLDHILLFRDIAASRSISKASELNEISQSAASQHLQELERQWGVELVDRTTRPIALTPAGRRYYEFCRETARLYQEFQDELEQLKGSTEGRCRVASIYSVGLSELVSLERIFRQWHPESELDVQYLQPARVYEAILADRADLGLVSYPEPRRELTLTPWRNERMMAAMCPGHRLAGRPEIRAEDLAGEDFIGFDPDLPVSREVRRYLREAGVEVELVTTFDNIQSMKEAVTQGHGLSLLPEPILRPDLEQRRLVAIPLAAPGLFRPLGIVRLKRKRLNRASESFLSLLTGAAKTLRATPSPAGPNAPADQGLQGA